A single genomic interval of Staphylococcus hyicus harbors:
- a CDS encoding Cof-type HAD-IIB family hydrolase, with product MKPDLIIMDMDDTLMTSENTVSKETKAYLIDIQEKGYSIALASGRPTEGMIPVAEALKMDQHNSYIMSYNGAKTIDLKTKEVIASELISKADFDDIVDYCRQHGLFTITYKDGHIIYEGDHEYMNIEAEITGLPMKRVFDLKDYIQEPVPKAMGVDYEAHIAELMSTLKGTFNETITCTTSKPFFLEFMSAGVSKGNAIQDLAQRLNIDVNQMIAFGDSANDKEMFDVVGMPIAMGNAIDVLKERAKMITKGHDEDGIPHALKQFIK from the coding sequence ATGAAACCAGACTTAATTATTATGGATATGGATGACACATTAATGACGTCAGAAAACACTGTTTCAAAAGAGACGAAAGCGTATTTGATTGACATCCAAGAGAAAGGGTATTCGATAGCTTTAGCATCTGGTAGACCTACAGAAGGAATGATTCCGGTAGCGGAAGCTTTAAAGATGGATCAACATAACAGTTATATTATGTCTTATAATGGTGCGAAAACGATTGATTTAAAGACAAAAGAAGTCATCGCAAGTGAGTTGATTTCAAAAGCTGATTTTGATGACATTGTAGATTATTGTCGTCAACATGGCTTGTTTACCATTACATATAAAGATGGCCATATTATTTATGAGGGTGACCATGAATATATGAATATCGAAGCAGAAATTACTGGATTACCAATGAAACGCGTATTTGATTTAAAAGATTATATTCAAGAACCTGTCCCTAAAGCCATGGGGGTTGATTACGAAGCCCATATTGCTGAGCTCATGTCCACTTTGAAAGGCACGTTTAATGAAACGATAACATGTACGACAAGTAAACCCTTTTTCTTAGAATTTATGAGTGCTGGCGTGTCAAAAGGTAATGCCATTCAAGATTTGGCACAACGATTAAATATAGACGTAAACCAAATGATTGCTTTTGGAGATAGCGCCAACGATAAAGAAATGTTCGATGTTGTTGGGATGCCAATTGCGATGGGGAATGCGATAGATGTATTAAAAGAACGTGCTAAAATGATAACAAAGGGGCATGATGAGGACGGCATTCCACACGCTTTGAAGCAATTTATAAAATAG
- the thrB gene encoding homoserine kinase has translation MKHKLTLKIPASTANLGCGFDSIGMALNKFLIIEAQPIHGPSWTFVHDGPCLEDLPTDSSHYIYKIAQQVAKRYDVTLPPLEVKMYSDIPLARGLGSSASALVGALYIANYFGDIELSKYELLQLATEMEGHPDNVAPTIYGGLVVGYHNADTSMTDVAHIDVPDVDFIITIPTYPLETEAARRVLPETISHKEAVKYSAISNTMISALIQHNYELAGKMMEQDGLHEPYRQHLLPDFHRVKEIAKQYDAYATVISGAGPTILTMIKKERSGPLVRALRQDISSCHSELATVNLQGIKSKIVYRY, from the coding sequence ATAAAACATAAATTAACATTAAAAATTCCAGCTTCCACGGCGAATTTAGGGTGTGGGTTTGATTCGATTGGTATGGCGCTCAACAAGTTTTTAATTATAGAGGCACAACCTATTCATGGACCATCTTGGACTTTCGTACATGACGGCCCGTGTTTAGAAGATTTACCTACAGACTCATCTCATTACATTTATAAGATTGCCCAACAAGTGGCTAAACGTTATGATGTCACATTACCTCCACTAGAAGTAAAAATGTATAGTGACATCCCTTTAGCTCGTGGTTTAGGCTCATCTGCTTCTGCACTCGTCGGCGCACTATATATTGCGAATTATTTTGGTGACATTGAGTTATCAAAATATGAATTACTTCAATTAGCAACTGAAATGGAAGGACACCCTGATAATGTAGCGCCAACCATTTATGGCGGATTAGTCGTAGGTTATCATAATGCAGACACATCAATGACCGATGTCGCACATATCGATGTACCAGATGTAGATTTTATTATTACGATTCCAACATATCCTTTAGAAACTGAAGCGGCGAGGCGTGTACTGCCAGAAACAATTTCACATAAGGAAGCAGTAAAGTATAGTGCCATTAGTAATACAATGATTAGTGCATTGATACAGCACAATTATGAATTGGCTGGAAAAATGATGGAACAAGATGGTTTACATGAACCGTATCGTCAACATCTTTTACCTGATTTTCATAGAGTTAAAGAAATTGCTAAACAATATGATGCCTATGCGACAGTCATTTCAGGTGCAGGTCCGACTATATTGACGATGATAAAAAAAGAACGAAGTGGTCCGCTCGTTCGTGCATTGCGACAAGATATCTCTTCTTGTCATTCAGAACTTGCGACGGTTAATTTGCAAGGTATCAAGTCTAAAATTGTTTATCGATATTAG
- the thrC gene encoding threonine synthase, with the protein MKMWKGLVQEYRQFLPVSDATPHVSLNEGHTPLIYCDTLSDMLGVELYVKYEGANPTGSFKDRGMVMAVTKAKEQGRKIVICASTGNTSASAAAYAARAGLKSIVVIPEGKIALGKLSQAVMYGAEIVSIEGNFDEALEIVKEVAQDGEIELVNSVNPYRIEGQKTAAFEIVEQLDGQAPDILAIPVGNAGNITAYWKGFKEYDAREQTGKPQMFGFQAKGASPIVQNKVVKNPETIATAIRIGNPASWDKAVDAIDTSNGLIDAVTDDEILEAYQLMTSKEGIFSEPASNASIAGLIKLHRQGKLKPGQKVVAVLTGNGLKDPDTAINLLENPIQALPNDKDSIIQYIKDALQ; encoded by the coding sequence ATGAAAATGTGGAAAGGTTTAGTTCAAGAATATCGACAATTTTTACCAGTGAGTGATGCAACGCCTCATGTGTCTTTAAATGAAGGCCACACACCATTAATATATTGCGATACGCTTTCTGATATGTTAGGGGTGGAGTTGTATGTGAAGTATGAGGGTGCTAATCCTACTGGATCGTTTAAAGATCGTGGGATGGTCATGGCAGTAACAAAAGCAAAGGAACAAGGACGAAAAATTGTGATTTGTGCTTCTACTGGAAATACATCCGCTTCAGCAGCAGCATATGCTGCACGTGCAGGATTAAAATCAATTGTGGTCATTCCAGAAGGGAAAATTGCGCTTGGAAAATTATCACAAGCTGTTATGTATGGGGCTGAAATTGTCTCGATTGAAGGTAATTTTGATGAAGCTTTAGAAATCGTGAAAGAGGTCGCGCAAGATGGAGAAATTGAATTAGTGAATTCGGTGAACCCATATCGTATTGAAGGCCAAAAAACAGCTGCTTTCGAAATTGTAGAACAATTAGATGGTCAGGCGCCAGATATTTTAGCTATTCCAGTAGGGAACGCAGGTAATATAACAGCGTATTGGAAAGGTTTCAAGGAGTATGATGCGCGTGAGCAAACAGGCAAGCCACAAATGTTTGGATTCCAGGCAAAAGGTGCATCCCCAATCGTGCAGAATAAAGTTGTGAAAAATCCTGAAACGATTGCGACGGCGATTCGAATTGGAAACCCAGCAAGCTGGGATAAAGCGGTTGATGCGATTGACACTTCTAATGGTTTAATCGATGCCGTTACAGATGATGAAATTTTAGAAGCTTATCAACTGATGACATCAAAAGAGGGTATCTTCAGTGAGCCAGCAAGTAATGCCTCCATCGCAGGGCTCATTAAGTTACATCGTCAAGGAAAGTTAAAACCTGGTCAAAAAGTTGTGGCAGTTTTAACGGGTAATGGCCTTAAAGATCCAGATACAGCAATTAACTTGTTAGAAAATCCGATTCAAGCATTACCTAATGATAAAGATAGTATTATTCAATACATTAAGGATGCATTACAATGA
- a CDS encoding homoserine dehydrogenase, with the protein MKQLNVALLGLGTVGSGVVKIIEENHQQIKDTIQKDIRIKHILVRDKSKNRPINIQQYHLTENVDDILNDEDVDIIIEVMGGIEPTVDWLKAALTQKKHVITANKDLLAVHLRELEDLAQTNKVALKYEASVAGGIPIVNAINNGLNANNISEFMGIFNGTSNFILTKMSEDGTSYDNALKEAQELGFAEADPTDDVEGIDAARKVVITSYLSFNQVIRLNDVETEGISRVTPEDIKAAKALGYKIKLIGKGSYTNGRVTASVKPTLLAQSHQLASVENEYNAIYVIGDAVGETMFYGKGAGSLATGSAVVSDLLNVSLQFESDLHTLPPHFELKTEETKEMMDSNEPITISEKASFYVVVETPAVSIKHVESVIKGALPFHKSLKIESINDQTVALVINGIDELPAQYIESEEGYKVKKIYPVEGA; encoded by the coding sequence ATGAAACAACTCAATGTTGCATTACTAGGATTAGGCACTGTTGGTTCGGGTGTTGTAAAAATCATCGAAGAGAATCACCAACAGATTAAAGACACCATTCAAAAAGATATCCGAATTAAACATATTCTAGTACGAGATAAAAGTAAAAATCGCCCGATTAATATCCAACAATATCATCTTACTGAAAATGTAGATGATATTTTAAATGATGAGGATGTAGATATCATTATTGAAGTAATGGGGGGCATTGAACCAACGGTAGATTGGTTGAAAGCAGCATTGACTCAAAAAAAACATGTCATAACTGCCAATAAAGATTTGCTTGCGGTACATTTACGTGAATTAGAAGATTTAGCGCAAACAAATAAAGTTGCTTTAAAATACGAGGCGAGTGTGGCAGGTGGTATACCGATTGTTAATGCGATAAATAATGGCTTAAATGCGAACAATATTAGTGAATTTATGGGGATTTTTAATGGTACGTCAAATTTTATTTTAACTAAAATGTCAGAAGATGGTACTTCATATGATAATGCTCTTAAAGAAGCACAAGAATTAGGGTTCGCTGAAGCTGATCCTACAGACGATGTTGAGGGTATTGATGCTGCTCGAAAAGTGGTCATTACATCTTACTTATCTTTTAACCAAGTGATTCGTTTAAATGATGTAGAAACAGAAGGGATATCTAGAGTTACACCTGAGGATATCAAAGCGGCTAAAGCATTAGGATATAAAATAAAATTAATTGGTAAAGGAAGTTATACTAACGGTCGTGTCACTGCTTCTGTTAAACCTACGCTTTTAGCACAATCTCATCAACTAGCGTCGGTAGAAAATGAATATAATGCGATATATGTCATTGGAGATGCTGTTGGTGAAACGATGTTTTATGGAAAAGGTGCAGGAAGTTTAGCAACAGGTAGTGCTGTTGTAAGTGATTTGTTGAATGTATCCTTACAATTTGAATCAGATTTACATACGCTACCACCACACTTTGAATTGAAAACAGAAGAAACAAAAGAGATGATGGATAGCAATGAACCGATTACAATTTCTGAAAAAGCGAGTTTTTATGTTGTAGTTGAAACACCCGCGGTTTCAATTAAACACGTTGAATCTGTGATTAAAGGTGCATTACCATTTCATAAATCATTAAAAATCGAATCGATAAATGATCAAACAGTTGCTTTAGTGATTAATGGCATCGATGAGTTACCTGCTCAATATATTGAATCAGAAGAAGGATACAAAGTTAAGAAAATTTATCCAGTAGAAGGGGCTTGA
- a CDS encoding aspartate kinase — MKVSKFGGSSVATAEQIQKVLNIINSDNERQIVIVSAPGKRHDKDTKTTDLLIRLYEKVINQLDYQHKKSEILERFNDIIKGLDLKTNILEEIDSTLEQLILELKDEPQRLLDALKSSGENFNAKIIAAYNTEQGVPTEYLSPKEAGIIVTDEPGNAQILESSYEKINELNQRKHKIIIPGFFGYSEKGNIVTFPRGGSDITGAIIARGVRAKLYENFTDVSGIYRANPNVIHDPEIISEITYREMRELSYAGFGVFHDEALQPLYRYRIPVVIKNTNRPDDPGTYILHDREFNRKKVVLGISCDKGFTSINIKKYLMNRQVGFTVKILNILAENNISFDHMPSGIDNISIIMRTNQIRGKEQKILEAIRKECDIDELNIEQDLAILMVVGEGMSATVGTANKITTALADANINLRMINQGSSEISMMFGISNNDAELAVKACYDKCYN; from the coding sequence ATGAAAGTATCTAAATTCGGTGGCAGTTCTGTTGCAACTGCTGAACAAATTCAAAAAGTATTAAATATTATTAACAGTGATAATGAAAGACAAATTGTAATCGTTTCAGCACCTGGTAAGCGACATGATAAAGATACCAAGACAACCGATCTTTTGATTCGTTTATATGAAAAAGTCATAAATCAATTAGATTATCAGCATAAAAAATCTGAAATTTTAGAACGCTTTAATGATATTATAAAGGGTCTAGATTTAAAAACCAACATTCTAGAAGAAATTGATAGCACTTTAGAACAGTTAATTTTAGAGCTTAAAGATGAACCACAACGTTTATTAGACGCATTAAAATCTTCTGGAGAGAATTTCAATGCAAAAATAATCGCAGCATACAACACTGAACAAGGTGTCCCAACAGAGTATTTATCTCCTAAAGAAGCTGGGATTATTGTCACTGACGAACCAGGGAATGCTCAAATTCTTGAAAGTAGCTATGAAAAAATAAATGAATTAAATCAACGTAAACATAAAATCATTATTCCTGGATTTTTTGGATATTCTGAAAAAGGGAATATCGTCACGTTCCCAAGAGGTGGATCAGACATCACTGGAGCAATCATCGCCCGTGGCGTACGTGCAAAATTGTATGAAAATTTTACAGATGTCTCTGGAATCTATCGTGCTAACCCCAATGTCATCCATGACCCTGAAATCATTAGTGAAATTACATATCGCGAAATGCGCGAATTATCTTATGCCGGCTTTGGTGTTTTTCATGATGAAGCTTTACAACCATTATATAGGTACCGCATTCCGGTCGTTATAAAAAATACTAATCGTCCAGATGACCCTGGCACGTATATCTTACATGATCGGGAATTTAATCGTAAAAAAGTCGTATTAGGCATCAGTTGTGACAAAGGTTTTACGAGTATCAACATCAAAAAATATTTGATGAACAGACAAGTTGGTTTTACTGTGAAAATCTTAAACATATTGGCAGAAAATAACATTTCTTTTGACCATATGCCTTCTGGAATAGATAACATCAGTATTATTATGAGAACAAATCAAATTCGAGGTAAAGAACAGAAAATTTTAGAAGCCATTCGTAAAGAATGTGACATTGATGAATTGAACATCGAACAAGACCTCGCAATTTTAATGGTCGTTGGCGAAGGCATGAGTGCAACAGTAGGGACAGCCAATAAAATTACGACAGCTCTGGCAGACGCGAACATTAACTTACGTATGATTAACCAAGGTTCTTCTGAGATTTCAATGATGTTTGGTATATCTAATAACGATGCAGAATTAGCAGTGAAAGCATGTTATGACAAGTGCTATAATTAA
- a CDS encoding transcriptional regulator, SarA/Rot family has protein sequence MNKQYDLDINKVFFYESHRKKIISELKKRHNLKLNDILFLHHLKTTESRRISLHKVKQSIDFSLMEIHKSLTALTENGIIGKERSTEDERKVFITITDEQEEKMKEVLENFEILIKDTIQS, from the coding sequence ATGAATAAACAATATGATTTAGATATTAATAAGGTTTTTTTCTATGAATCACACCGAAAAAAAATAATTAGCGAACTAAAAAAACGACATAATTTAAAATTAAATGACATTCTGTTTTTGCATCACCTTAAAACTACAGAAAGTCGTCGTATTTCATTACATAAAGTTAAACAATCAATTGATTTTAGCCTTATGGAAATTCATAAATCACTTACCGCGCTAACTGAAAATGGAATCATTGGCAAAGAACGCTCAACTGAAGATGAACGTAAAGTTTTTATAACAATTACCGATGAGCAAGAAGAAAAAATGAAAGAAGTACTTGAAAACTTCGAAATATTAATTAAAGACACTATTCAATCTTAA
- the nucI gene encoding thermonuclease NucI — translation MKKITTGLIIVVAAIIVLSIQFMTESGPFKSAGFSNANEQTYKVLRVVDGDTIIVDKDGKQEKVRMIGVDTPETVKPNTPVQPYGKEASDFTKRHLTNQKVRLEYDKQEKDRYGRTLAYVWLGKEMFNEKLAKEGLARAKFYRPNYKYQERIEQAQKQAQKLKKNIWSN, via the coding sequence ATGAAAAAGATAACAACAGGATTAATCATTGTCGTAGCAGCAATTATTGTACTATCTATACAATTTATGACGGAAAGTGGTCCGTTTAAATCAGCTGGTTTTAGCAATGCGAATGAGCAAACTTATAAAGTATTACGTGTCGTAGATGGAGATACGATTATCGTTGATAAAGATGGTAAACAAGAAAAGGTAAGAATGATAGGGGTAGATACTCCCGAAACTGTTAAACCTAACACACCAGTTCAACCATATGGAAAAGAAGCATCAGACTTTACGAAACGCCATTTAACAAATCAAAAAGTACGTTTAGAATATGATAAACAAGAAAAAGACCGTTATGGTAGAACATTAGCCTATGTATGGTTAGGAAAAGAAATGTTTAATGAAAAGCTAGCTAAAGAAGGTTTGGCACGTGCAAAATTCTATCGTCCTAATTACAAATATCAAGAGCGTATAGAACAAGCACAAAAACAAGCTCAAAAGTTAAAAAAGAATATTTGGAGTAATTAA
- a CDS encoding response regulator transcription factor, producing MIRVVIAEDQMMVADAMKQLLELDGTMHVIEIATNGLAAWQSVQQHQPDIAILDIEMPEMNGLEVLHRIREHHLETSVIILTTFKRPGYFEKAVANDVDAFLLKEQSIEDLRAAIHRALNGEKTYSVSLMTHVFRKSNPLTHREQMILIEIGKGLSHKSIATKLFLSEGTVRNYASVMIEKLEAENRFDAWKKAKEAGWI from the coding sequence ATGATACGTGTCGTAATAGCAGAAGATCAAATGATGGTTGCCGATGCAATGAAACAGCTTTTAGAGTTAGATGGCACGATGCATGTCATCGAAATTGCTACCAATGGGCTTGCAGCTTGGCAAAGTGTTCAACAACACCAGCCGGATATTGCTATTTTAGATATTGAAATGCCTGAAATGAATGGTTTAGAAGTCCTACATCGTATACGTGAACATCATTTGGAAACATCAGTGATTATTTTAACAACATTTAAAAGACCAGGTTATTTCGAAAAAGCAGTAGCAAATGATGTGGATGCATTTTTGTTAAAAGAGCAATCGATTGAAGACTTACGAGCTGCAATTCACCGTGCGTTGAATGGGGAAAAAACATATAGTGTCTCCCTAATGACACATGTGTTTAGAAAAAGTAACCCGCTTACACATCGTGAACAAATGATTTTAATTGAAATAGGCAAAGGTCTAAGTCATAAATCTATAGCAACAAAGTTATTTCTGTCAGAAGGTACGGTACGAAATTATGCTTCTGTGATGATTGAAAAGTTAGAAGCTGAAAATCGTTTTGATGCCTGGAAAAAAGCGAAAGAAGCAGGTTGGATTTAA
- a CDS encoding sensor histidine kinase → MLLTCVLFKALIVYVIIIECILIASFIINYKNEEKHVLEQRIQHQEQQINTLLAEQERQRIAQDLHDTLGHVFASIAIKSELVQNLIASQPHQAKVQMEDIQTISKDTLNQVRRIVDHVKWITFESEVERMEQLLLQANVQFKVNGTELLKHCSIQKQTTLAMILREAMNNVIKHSKADCVILSIKEHKRMVEIVIQDNGAMLKDANVTLKSIAERVNTLNGNLKVVTSDSGLKLLIWVQKGELA, encoded by the coding sequence ATGTTACTAACATGTGTTCTTTTTAAGGCATTAATCGTCTATGTCATTATTATTGAGTGTATACTCATAGCAAGTTTTATCATTAATTATAAAAATGAAGAGAAGCATGTATTAGAACAACGTATCCAACATCAAGAACAACAAATTAATACTCTATTAGCCGAACAAGAAAGACAGCGCATTGCACAAGATCTTCATGATACATTAGGGCATGTATTCGCAAGTATCGCCATTAAATCAGAGTTAGTGCAAAATTTAATAGCCTCTCAACCTCATCAAGCAAAGGTTCAAATGGAGGATATTCAAACTATTTCTAAAGATACATTAAATCAAGTACGTCGGATTGTTGATCATGTGAAGTGGATTACATTTGAGTCTGAAGTTGAACGAATGGAGCAGTTGTTATTACAAGCAAATGTACAGTTCAAAGTGAATGGAACTGAATTGTTAAAACATTGCTCAATTCAAAAACAAACGACATTAGCTATGATATTAAGAGAGGCAATGAATAATGTGATTAAGCATTCTAAAGCGGATTGTGTCATATTATCTATAAAGGAACATAAAAGGATGGTTGAAATCGTCATTCAAGATAATGGCGCTATGCTAAAGGATGCAAACGTCACGTTAAAAAGTATTGCAGAGCGAGTAAATACGTTAAATGGAAATCTTAAAGTAGTAACAAGTGATTCTGGTTTAAAGCTGTTGATATGGGTACAAAAGGGGGAGTTGGCATGA
- a CDS encoding ABC transporter permease: MFQLNSEDAHSLKQEVMIRMALFSVLGYIVVTLPQDLIIEKQIGWAKRIVTSSTTYTVYFISKVFKTLFLSSIGCLSIFYAGFVNGVSLTTFQWINIFLILLIGSLGLYPVAFLLSFYKDISRVAPLSNFIYLLLALLGGLWVPIQSLPIPVRGICEYLPILHIQKIVLFYLNMGQILWFSVFKIFVYCIIMLIIIRIIQHKVGAFI; this comes from the coding sequence ATGTTTCAACTTAATTCAGAAGATGCGCATTCACTTAAACAAGAAGTAATGATTCGCATGGCCCTTTTTAGTGTTTTGGGCTATATAGTTGTGACATTGCCGCAAGATTTAATCATTGAAAAACAGATAGGATGGGCAAAAAGAATTGTAACATCATCTACAACCTATACAGTCTATTTCATAAGTAAAGTATTTAAAACCTTATTTTTATCCTCAATAGGATGTCTATCTATATTCTATGCTGGGTTCGTAAATGGTGTATCATTAACAACGTTTCAATGGATTAATATTTTCTTAATCCTATTAATAGGTTCGTTAGGTTTATATCCTGTGGCATTTTTGTTGAGTTTTTATAAAGATATTTCCAGAGTAGCTCCGTTAAGTAATTTTATATATTTATTATTAGCGCTTTTGGGCGGATTATGGGTGCCAATTCAATCATTACCAATACCTGTCCGGGGGATTTGTGAATATTTACCTATATTACATATTCAAAAAATTGTGCTTTTTTATTTAAATATGGGTCAAATTTTATGGTTTTCAGTGTTTAAAATTTTTGTTTATTGTATAATAATGTTAATCATTATTCGTATAATTCAACACAAAGTGGGTGCGTTCATTTGA
- a CDS encoding ATP-binding cassette domain-containing protein yields the protein MLVVNHLTCKLNNKIIVEDVSFRINKGEIIGLVGENGIGKSTLTETLMGIRKCDQGDIIWDKGVRKAVFFQESQFPNFITIKEAIKLFHNSQIKDSSLERLIALDDFIDDLQMIDQLSGGQKRILDFILTVSSAPNFLILDEPMNHLDQERQTLIWNMMNHLKQHGVSMLIIMHDKEALTTLCHRIYRLDKGNLTLL from the coding sequence ATGCTTGTCGTAAATCATTTAACTTGTAAATTAAACAATAAAATCATTGTAGAGGATGTTTCGTTCAGGATTAATAAAGGAGAAATTATAGGATTGGTTGGAGAAAATGGTATCGGAAAATCAACGCTCACGGAAACACTAATGGGCATTCGAAAATGTGATCAAGGAGACATCATTTGGGATAAAGGTGTTAGAAAAGCCGTTTTCTTTCAAGAAAGTCAATTTCCTAATTTTATAACTATCAAAGAAGCTATAAAACTGTTTCACAATTCTCAAATTAAGGATAGTTCTCTTGAGAGATTAATAGCATTAGATGATTTCATAGATGATTTACAAATGATAGATCAGCTTTCTGGAGGGCAAAAACGCATATTGGATTTTATTTTAACCGTTTCAAGTGCGCCCAACTTTCTCATATTAGATGAACCCATGAACCATCTAGACCAAGAAAGGCAAACATTGATTTGGAATATGATGAATCATTTAAAGCAACATGGAGTTTCAATGTTGATCATTATGCATGATAAAGAAGCTCTAACTACGTTATGTCATCGCATTTATCGATTGGACAAGGGCAATTTGACATTATTATAA